A single region of the Polyangiaceae bacterium genome encodes:
- a CDS encoding diguanylate cyclase → MEQPSESFARDGMLHEGTVAESGESSLRAVEDAPSHSLVVGRIPRRASPDASSNSESEQLALYRLGIEAAPTGLLMVDGRGCICLVNRQIERMFGYSSEELLGQSVDVLIPHRFRAAHSGEVRRFFTTPTAERAHGQGRDLFGVRKDGSEFAVEIGLNPLPGEEGARVLASVVDITARKAQELELRARVAELQRYQEEMDLLSEMSSLLQHALREQEAHDIVAGFGRRLLRSVDVAVYSLRASRDTLELKSHWGDEAVPDGFSVAECWAMRRTQVHRAEAEHADRFSPRCAHGPSAVAPWQTCIPMSAHGQSSGVLSLSSSRPVSDPERRNLEQVGQAIADQLALALSNIRLRESLRDLAIRDPLTGLLNRRYLQECVARELPRAERHDSPVSVWMIDIDYFKRFNDTHGHLAADEALVRFGKMLLDAVRDEDVACRFGGEEFVVLLPDCRREDAAARAEQLRQRVVDSRLGFTLSIGVSEWPRDGRSWDVVLRKADDAVYVAKAAGRNQVHASATSTSSRPE, encoded by the coding sequence ATGGAACAACCGTCGGAAAGTTTTGCGCGTGACGGCATGTTGCACGAGGGCACGGTGGCGGAGTCGGGAGAGTCATCGCTACGTGCAGTCGAGGATGCGCCGAGCCACTCGCTGGTGGTTGGCCGTATCCCCCGAAGAGCGTCGCCGGACGCCAGCTCCAACAGTGAAAGCGAGCAGCTTGCCCTCTATCGTCTCGGCATCGAGGCCGCGCCGACGGGCCTGCTGATGGTCGATGGCAGAGGCTGCATCTGCCTGGTCAATCGCCAGATCGAACGCATGTTCGGCTACTCGAGTGAGGAGCTCTTGGGCCAAAGCGTGGACGTCTTGATCCCGCATCGCTTTCGTGCCGCCCATTCCGGCGAGGTGAGACGCTTCTTCACGACGCCGACAGCAGAGCGAGCCCATGGCCAGGGGCGGGATCTGTTCGGTGTGCGCAAGGACGGATCGGAGTTCGCGGTCGAGATCGGGCTCAACCCGTTGCCCGGCGAAGAGGGCGCCCGCGTGCTGGCGTCCGTCGTCGACATTACCGCGCGTAAGGCCCAGGAGCTCGAACTGCGAGCGCGAGTAGCCGAGCTGCAGCGCTACCAGGAAGAGATGGACCTGCTGAGTGAGATGTCGTCGCTCCTCCAGCACGCCTTGCGCGAGCAGGAAGCGCACGACATCGTCGCAGGATTCGGGCGGAGACTGCTGCGCTCGGTCGACGTGGCGGTCTACTCGCTGCGTGCATCGCGAGACACTCTGGAGCTGAAGTCTCACTGGGGAGACGAAGCGGTCCCGGATGGCTTCAGCGTCGCGGAGTGCTGGGCAATGCGCAGGACCCAAGTGCATCGGGCCGAGGCGGAGCACGCCGACCGCTTCTCACCGCGCTGCGCGCACGGTCCGTCAGCGGTGGCTCCTTGGCAAACCTGCATCCCGATGTCAGCTCATGGCCAGTCGAGCGGCGTTCTGTCGCTGAGCTCGAGCCGCCCCGTATCCGACCCGGAGCGTCGCAATCTGGAGCAAGTTGGCCAGGCGATCGCTGATCAGCTCGCCCTGGCACTGAGCAACATCCGACTGCGAGAGTCCTTGCGCGACCTGGCCATTCGCGATCCGCTCACAGGTCTACTCAATCGTCGCTACCTCCAAGAGTGCGTGGCTCGAGAGCTGCCGCGTGCCGAGCGCCACGATTCGCCGGTCAGCGTTTGGATGATCGACATTGATTACTTCAAACGCTTCAACGACACCCACGGCCATCTCGCAGCGGATGAAGCGCTGGTCCGCTTCGGCAAGATGCTGCTCGATGCCGTGCGCGACGAGGACGTCGCCTGTCGCTTCGGAGGCGAGGAGTTCGTCGTGTTATTGCCCGATTGCCGGCGTGAGGACGCTGCGGCTCGCGCCGAGCAATTGCGCCAGCGCGTCGTCGACAGCCGCCTCGGCTTCACCTTGTCCATCGGCGTCTCCGAATGGCCGCGCGACGGCCGCAGCTGGGACGTCGTGCTGCGCAAAGCCGACGACGCCGTCTACGTGGCCAAAGCCGCCGGCCGCAACCAAGTGCACGCAAGCGCGACCTCGACCTCCAGCCGCCCGGAGTAG
- a CDS encoding rhodanese-like domain-containing protein: MKLSLFWLLPVAAFVLGCGSNGSGGGNTCTGASTLCASGGAGGSGASGGAAGGIGGSAGSATGGSAGLAAEDLRVDAAWLTSQLSSGAVQVLDVRDLPAFQAGHVPGSLHADVASLRATVAGIPGQIVDNAQLSNVLSTAGLDPGKQVVVVGAQTDTTPARGFWTLEWAKHPGVRLLDGGYGAWTAGGGGSESGAPTAATSNYAVIANDDALRVDPEWIVPKLSDPNVILIDARGPNEFSAGHIPGAKNVDWTTNVTGGVLKSKAEVQALYADVPKTATVVTYCQTGTRASVAYFALRWLGYPDVRLYDGSWAEWGSRPDLPKE; the protein is encoded by the coding sequence ATGAAGCTCTCTCTGTTCTGGCTCCTCCCCGTTGCCGCGTTCGTGCTTGGCTGCGGCTCCAATGGTAGCGGTGGCGGCAACACCTGTACTGGGGCCTCGACTCTATGTGCCAGCGGCGGGGCCGGTGGCAGCGGCGCGAGTGGCGGAGCAGCGGGCGGTATCGGCGGCTCGGCGGGCTCGGCGACTGGGGGAAGCGCTGGCCTCGCTGCCGAGGATCTTCGCGTCGATGCGGCGTGGCTCACGTCGCAGCTGAGCAGTGGAGCCGTGCAGGTCCTCGACGTGCGCGATCTGCCTGCGTTCCAGGCGGGACACGTGCCGGGTTCGCTTCACGCGGACGTCGCCTCCCTTCGCGCCACCGTGGCAGGCATCCCAGGCCAAATAGTGGACAACGCGCAACTCTCGAACGTGCTCAGCACGGCCGGCCTCGACCCAGGCAAGCAAGTCGTGGTGGTCGGTGCGCAGACGGACACCACGCCGGCGCGCGGATTCTGGACCCTCGAATGGGCCAAGCACCCGGGCGTGCGCCTGCTCGACGGTGGCTACGGAGCGTGGACGGCCGGAGGTGGCGGCAGCGAAAGCGGCGCTCCGACCGCCGCCACATCCAACTACGCGGTGATCGCGAATGACGACGCCTTGCGGGTCGATCCCGAGTGGATCGTCCCGAAGCTGTCGGATCCAAACGTCATACTGATCGACGCACGCGGCCCAAACGAGTTTTCCGCGGGCCACATTCCCGGCGCCAAGAACGTGGATTGGACCACGAACGTGACCGGCGGCGTGTTGAAGTCGAAGGCGGAAGTGCAGGCGCTCTACGCCGACGTGCCCAAGACTGCCACGGTCGTCACCTACTGCCAGACGGGTACGCGAGCGTCGGTGGCCTACTTCGCGTTGCGTTGGCTGGGCTACCCGGACGTGCGCCTCTACGATGGCTCTTGGGCCGAGTGGGGCTCGCGGCCGGACTTGCCGAAGGAGTGA
- a CDS encoding pentapeptide repeat-containing protein — translation MELPAAPRSSDEVDYFAEEATCEHCDGRGLTEVVPAYQRGVLSGRCAACGRQREFRFAVLAPLERAEPFHLGPLDEPSRLFSAEQFRDIADRELELVPRAPAELPTLAAYSSARVHVVKAVIALNELVKFRPTDTDLKDEAERAAALYAEYQRAESVVAARPGAHPRPIGLEGRFKQHRAWLKRGRVGDGRALFRDEHWSRLSMATNLLTAAQFEESTFAGIDLSFGVFHEATFQRSHFLDCDLRSTEFDRAVFEGCDLADSRLSLANLIDVVVTGGNWQRVLGGRSTWRGQFADLDLRDASLRDSVLDDAVFTSCDFRSVDLRRKEFDLAALGTARRTHFRDCDLRGAKVAGLRLDGAVFERCRLHGIEGLPVLESDVQIVDCDFSAEGDGGADPAASVRLSVAWRDAAANPVHGAMTLDQALNHPGELLAVWDISRREEQLVLYVIQDGKLERLVLEPMSSERRSELEKVFDARGIRTGASDLPGPFVWSSDHDFTVWSLTRPVAGVIARGHAEFIEVAGGERMRRTDAARVVSFLDDDSLGHRGVNLVAQDGTILTIAEEHAMAAQLDPTYGIDHVMVEGAWATFLGRDLAAWLGVPHTDELP, via the coding sequence ATGGAGCTTCCTGCCGCGCCGCGATCTTCGGACGAGGTCGACTACTTCGCAGAGGAAGCGACCTGCGAGCACTGCGACGGGCGCGGGCTCACTGAGGTAGTGCCGGCCTATCAACGCGGAGTCCTCAGCGGCCGGTGTGCGGCGTGCGGCAGGCAGCGGGAGTTTCGCTTCGCGGTCCTTGCGCCCCTCGAACGGGCGGAGCCCTTCCATCTCGGTCCCCTCGATGAACCCTCGCGATTGTTCAGCGCCGAACAATTTCGAGACATTGCGGACCGGGAGCTCGAGCTGGTGCCGCGCGCCCCCGCGGAGCTTCCAACACTGGCTGCGTACTCGTCAGCTCGCGTTCACGTGGTCAAGGCGGTCATCGCGCTCAACGAGTTGGTGAAGTTCCGGCCCACGGATACCGATCTGAAGGACGAGGCCGAGCGCGCGGCCGCGCTCTACGCCGAGTATCAACGCGCCGAATCCGTGGTCGCGGCGCGGCCGGGCGCGCATCCACGACCGATCGGTCTCGAGGGTCGCTTCAAGCAGCATCGCGCGTGGCTGAAGCGCGGCCGGGTCGGCGACGGTCGCGCGCTGTTTCGTGACGAGCACTGGTCTCGGCTCTCGATGGCGACAAATCTCCTCACTGCCGCGCAGTTCGAGGAATCGACCTTCGCCGGGATCGACTTGTCCTTCGGCGTGTTTCACGAAGCGACCTTCCAGCGCAGCCACTTCCTCGACTGCGATCTGCGCTCGACCGAGTTCGACCGCGCGGTGTTCGAAGGCTGCGACTTGGCAGATTCGCGACTATCCCTGGCCAACCTGATCGATGTGGTCGTTACGGGTGGCAATTGGCAGCGCGTGCTCGGCGGCCGTAGTACTTGGCGCGGCCAATTCGCTGATCTCGATCTTCGCGACGCGAGCCTGCGAGACTCGGTCCTCGACGACGCCGTGTTCACCTCTTGCGACTTCCGAAGTGTGGACCTGCGTCGCAAGGAGTTCGACCTCGCGGCGCTGGGTACCGCGCGGCGGACTCACTTCCGCGACTGCGATCTTCGTGGCGCGAAAGTGGCCGGATTGAGGCTCGATGGCGCCGTGTTCGAGCGCTGCCGCCTCCACGGCATCGAAGGCCTTCCCGTGCTCGAGAGCGACGTGCAGATCGTCGATTGCGACTTCAGCGCAGAGGGCGACGGCGGCGCAGACCCTGCCGCCAGCGTGCGCCTGAGCGTTGCGTGGCGCGACGCAGCCGCGAATCCAGTGCACGGCGCGATGACCCTCGACCAAGCCCTGAACCATCCCGGCGAGTTGCTCGCGGTCTGGGACATTTCGCGGCGCGAGGAGCAACTCGTGCTCTACGTCATCCAGGATGGAAAGCTCGAACGTCTCGTCCTCGAACCGATGTCGTCAGAACGCCGCTCTGAGCTCGAGAAGGTGTTCGATGCGCGAGGGATTAGGACGGGCGCTTCCGATCTTCCCGGCCCCTTCGTGTGGTCGAGCGACCATGACTTCACGGTCTGGTCGCTGACTAGACCCGTGGCAGGGGTCATCGCGCGCGGACACGCGGAGTTCATCGAAGTCGCCGGAGGCGAGCGGATGCGACGCACCGACGCCGCCCGCGTCGTCTCGTTCCTCGACGACGATTCGCTCGGACATCGAGGCGTCAACTTGGTGGCCCAGGATGGCACCATCCTCACCATCGCCGAGGAACACGCCATGGCTGCGCAGCTCGATCCGACCTACGGCATCGACCACGTGATGGTGGAAGGCGCCTGGGCCACGTTCTTGGGCCGCGATCTCGCGGCCTGGCTTGGTGTCCCGCACACCGACGAACTGCCGTAG
- a CDS encoding carboxylesterase family protein: MLRLASLFAALLALSVTACGDSDDAASPGSGGSGGASGNAGAAGSSGSAGNAGAGGAAGAPWKDVYTTELQLPTASTPPISVDASVKFHKDIAYGTDPETRFDIFLPASATPAPLLIHIHGGGFTGGDKGEYSGDEANINKILDQGVAYASLNYRLLQDVDTVGVIKPMSDSTRALQFIRYHAAEFNIDPTKVVLEGGSAGAGTSLWIAFNDEMADPKGDAVAQQSTRVLGVAANATQSTYDVVKWNTVVFAEYKTDFIALAVKAGLGQRLNSFYGISSIDELESPPIVAYRAKVDMLDLMSADDPPMYVHNELSPALIPLSTDGLFHHAYHARVLTERADAVGLPYIAYIDALSVADPSGKDHWDFALDQLKK; this comes from the coding sequence ATGCTTCGACTCGCGAGTCTGTTTGCTGCGCTCCTCGCTCTCTCCGTCACCGCCTGTGGCGACTCGGACGACGCTGCATCGCCGGGAAGTGGCGGCAGTGGCGGCGCGAGCGGCAACGCTGGGGCTGCGGGTAGCTCCGGAAGCGCGGGGAACGCGGGTGCTGGCGGCGCGGCTGGGGCGCCTTGGAAGGACGTCTACACGACAGAGCTGCAACTGCCCACCGCCTCCACGCCGCCCATCAGCGTGGATGCTTCGGTGAAGTTCCACAAAGACATCGCGTACGGCACGGACCCCGAGACGCGCTTCGACATCTTTCTGCCGGCCAGTGCCACGCCGGCCCCGCTGTTGATTCACATCCACGGCGGCGGCTTCACCGGTGGCGACAAGGGCGAGTACTCGGGCGACGAGGCGAACATCAACAAGATCCTGGATCAGGGCGTGGCCTACGCCTCCCTCAACTACCGCCTGCTGCAGGACGTGGACACCGTCGGTGTGATCAAGCCGATGTCGGACAGCACCCGCGCCTTGCAGTTCATTCGCTACCACGCCGCCGAGTTCAACATCGACCCGACCAAGGTCGTGCTGGAGGGCGGCTCTGCGGGGGCCGGCACCAGTCTCTGGATCGCCTTCAACGACGAAATGGCGGACCCCAAGGGCGATGCGGTGGCTCAGCAGTCGACGCGAGTCCTGGGCGTGGCGGCCAACGCCACCCAGTCCACCTACGACGTCGTCAAGTGGAACACCGTCGTATTTGCCGAGTACAAGACTGATTTCATCGCGCTGGCGGTGAAGGCTGGTCTAGGGCAGCGGCTCAACTCCTTCTATGGCATCAGCTCCATCGACGAACTCGAATCACCGCCGATCGTTGCCTACCGCGCCAAGGTCGACATGCTGGATCTGATGAGCGCGGACGATCCGCCAATGTACGTACACAACGAGCTGTCTCCGGCGCTCATCCCCCTGAGCACCGACGGCCTCTTTCATCACGCCTACCACGCGCGAGTGCTCACCGAGCGCGCGGACGCCGTGGGCCTACCCTACATTGCCTACATCGACGCCCTCAGCGTGGCGGACCCCTCGGGCAAAGACCACTGGGACTTCGCTCTCGATCAGCTGAAGAAGTAG
- a CDS encoding metallophosphoesterase produces MRDPDVDGRTPRAPPRFLTRRALLRGGLAAAVGGSAYAVGVEPRWLDVSEHDIAVPGLTPALSGLRIAQLTDVHLTSLGMLERKVIAAVRAHRPQIVVLSGDVVDSESAFGALRELVGELARSGAAVLATLGNWEHWGNVPVDALARVYSAAGARLLVNEAVRVHGLHVLGTDDALAGQPKLRAAEGMAAREASLLVTHSPGFLDRSTPNFRFSLCVAGHTHGGQGRIGSFAPLVPPGSGRFVSGRYDTPLGAAYVSRGIGTSVLPARIGARPELPIFRLVQG; encoded by the coding sequence ATGCGCGACCCCGATGTCGACGGCCGGACGCCTCGGGCGCCCCCACGATTCCTGACGAGGCGCGCTCTGCTTCGGGGTGGGCTGGCGGCAGCCGTGGGCGGCAGCGCGTACGCGGTGGGGGTCGAGCCGCGATGGCTCGACGTGAGCGAGCATGATATCGCCGTTCCGGGCCTGACTCCCGCGCTGTCGGGTTTGCGGATCGCGCAATTGACGGACGTGCATTTGACGTCGTTGGGCATGCTCGAGCGCAAGGTCATCGCTGCAGTGCGCGCACATCGACCTCAGATCGTCGTGCTCAGCGGTGACGTAGTCGACTCCGAAAGCGCGTTTGGCGCGCTGCGCGAGCTGGTTGGCGAACTCGCGCGTTCGGGCGCTGCCGTGCTCGCGACCCTGGGCAACTGGGAGCATTGGGGCAACGTGCCCGTCGACGCCCTCGCCCGCGTCTACTCGGCAGCGGGCGCTCGTCTGTTGGTCAACGAAGCGGTGCGCGTGCATGGCCTGCACGTACTGGGCACCGACGACGCTCTTGCGGGTCAGCCCAAGCTGCGCGCCGCCGAGGGCATGGCAGCGCGCGAAGCGTCGCTGCTCGTGACCCACAGTCCAGGTTTCCTGGATCGCTCCACCCCCAACTTTCGTTTCTCCCTTTGCGTCGCCGGGCACACCCACGGCGGACAGGGGCGCATCGGCAGCTTTGCACCGCTGGTTCCGCCCGGCAGCGGCCGCTTCGTCTCCGGCAGATACGACACACCCCTGGGCGCGGCGTACGTGAGTCGCGGCATCGGGACCAGCGTGTTGCCGGCCCGCATCGGCGCGCGCCCCGAGCTACCGATCTTCCGCCTTGTGCAAGGTTGA